A window of the Helianthus annuus cultivar XRQ/B chromosome 4, HanXRQr2.0-SUNRISE, whole genome shotgun sequence genome harbors these coding sequences:
- the LOC110935829 gene encoding NADP-dependent malic enzyme, chloroplastic-like isoform X1 encodes MWVQKRATGQEYAELMNEFMSAVKQNYGEKVLIQFEDFANHNAFDLLAKYSPTHLVFNDDIQGTASVVLAGLISALKLVGESLADHRFLFLGAGEAGTGIAELIALEISKQTRAPLEEARKKIWLVDSKGRIVKSQLNSLQHWLVDFQ; translated from the exons ATGTGGGTACAAAAAAGAGCAACCGGACAG GAATATGCAGAACTTATGAATGAATTTATGTCTGCTGTGAAGCAAAACTATGGGGAGAAGGTGCTTATTCAG TTTGAGGATTTTGCTAACCACAATGCGTTTGATCTTCTTGCAAAGTATAGTCCCACCCATCTTGTTTTCAATGATGACATACAG GGGACAGCATCGGTAGTACTTGCAGGGCTTATATCTGCACTAAAATTAGTTGGTGAATCCTTAGCTGACCATAGATTTCTTTTCCTTGGAGCTGGTGAG GCGGGCACTGGCATTGCTGAACTCATAGCTCTTGAGATATCAAAACag ACGCGGGCCCCACTGGAAGAGGCTCGTAAGAAGATTTGGCTTGTGGATTCCAAGGGGAGGATAGTTAAATCCCAGTTAAATTCACTTCAACATTGGCTTGTGGATTTCCAATAA
- the LOC110932989 gene encoding uncharacterized protein LOC110932989: MLENDKKAYDLEKKAFAILTQALHKEIYHQFGYCKTTKSLWDALVARGEGNAASRKTRHDLLKKEFESFQFLENETLNDMTSRFYHLISEMSSYNVNATHQEMIARFADALPPKWSPFIELLKHTGALDAANASLYDSFRS, encoded by the coding sequence ATGCTTGAGAATGATAAGAAAGCTTATGACTTGGAGAAAAAGGCGTTTGCCATACTTACGCAAGCACTTCACAAAGAAATCTACCATCAGTTTGGGTATTGTAAGACCACAAAAAGCCTATGGGATGCGTTGGTGGCGAGAGGAGAAGGGAATGCAGCGTCTAGGAAGACTCGCCATGatttgttaaagaaagagtttgaatcatttcagttcttGGAAAATGAAACCTTAAATGATATGACttcacgtttctatcatttgattagtgaaatgagttCTTACAATGTTAATGCTACCCATCAAGAAATGAttgcacggtttgctgatgctctacctcctaaGTGGAGTCCATTCATTGAGCTTCTGAAACATACGGGTGCACTGGATGCAGCCAATGCTAGTCTCTATGATTCATTCAGAAGTTAG
- the LOC110935829 gene encoding NADP-dependent malic enzyme, chloroplastic-like isoform X2 — MNEFMSAVKQNYGEKVLIQFEDFANHNAFDLLAKYSPTHLVFNDDIQGTASVVLAGLISALKLVGESLADHRFLFLGAGEAGTGIAELIALEISKQTRAPLEEARKKIWLVDSKGRIVKSQLNSLQHWLVDFQ, encoded by the exons ATGAATGAATTTATGTCTGCTGTGAAGCAAAACTATGGGGAGAAGGTGCTTATTCAG TTTGAGGATTTTGCTAACCACAATGCGTTTGATCTTCTTGCAAAGTATAGTCCCACCCATCTTGTTTTCAATGATGACATACAG GGGACAGCATCGGTAGTACTTGCAGGGCTTATATCTGCACTAAAATTAGTTGGTGAATCCTTAGCTGACCATAGATTTCTTTTCCTTGGAGCTGGTGAG GCGGGCACTGGCATTGCTGAACTCATAGCTCTTGAGATATCAAAACag ACGCGGGCCCCACTGGAAGAGGCTCGTAAGAAGATTTGGCTTGTGGATTCCAAGGGGAGGATAGTTAAATCCCAGTTAAATTCACTTCAACATTGGCTTGTGGATTTCCAATAA
- the LOC110886841 gene encoding TMV resistance protein N-like: MAASSSASSVKESFQYDVFLSFSGEDTRKNFVDHLYEALHRHGIHTFKDDERLKQGESINNQLLKSIEESKLFIIVFSKKYASSSWCLNELVKIMECQNSNDQIAYPVFYDVDPSDVRKQRGPVGEALAKHTNKEIGKWREALTEAANLSGWDLRNTADGHEAKVIKLIIARISLELRPINVNLDDKLVGMEPRLQDLEKSLDIASNEVHMIGIKGMGGAGKTTLARAVFDRISVHFEAKSFVENVREVSKASLSGLLSLQRKILSDLLNGQGNDVGSVHDGKNMLKTKLRGRKVLVVLDDVDHQEQLEALAGDLNWFKPGSRIIITTRDEQVLIAHRVERIRDVSLLSHEEAIGLFSRHAFGKDLPIQEYEKESQQVVQYAAGLPLTIKVLGSFMCGKDKPEWVDALERLKTIPLKETLEKLELSYASLEDDYKEIFLDVACILKGWEKNKAISMLESCGFQARIGLRVLEQRSLITFHDDVNDLYLSMHDHIEEMGKNIVRRLHPDEPNKHSRLWIQEEIENVLDTDLVRIRFTCNMEITQFFLLMT; encoded by the exons ATGGCGGCGTcttcttcagcatcatctgttaaggAGAGCTTTCAGTATGATGTGTTTTTGAGTTTTAGTGGAGAAGACACGCGTAAGAACTTTGTGGATCACCTTTATGAGGCTCTTCACCGACACGGTATTCACACTTTCAAGGATGACGAGCGACTCAAACAAGGAGAAAGCATCAACAACCAGCTTTTGAAATCTATTGAAGAGTCAAAGTTGTTCATCATAGTTTTCTCAAAGAAATATGCATCTTCGTCTTGGTGCTTAAATGAACTTGTAAAGATTATGGAATGCCAAAACTCGAACGACCAGATTGCTTACCCTGTTTTTTACGATGTGGATCCGTCTGACGTTCGCAAACAACGTGGACCAGTCGGAGAAGCTCTTGCCAAACACACCAATAAAGAGATCGGGAAATGGAGAGAAGCTCTGACTGAAGCAGCCAATCTGTCCGGTTGGGATTTACGGAACACTGCTGATGG GCATGAAGCCAAAGTCATCAAGTTAATAATTGCTCGGATCTCACTTGAGTTACGACCCATTAATGTGAACCTTGATGATAAATTAGTAGGCATGGAACCCCGGCTACAGGACCTTGAGAAGTCTTTAGATATCGCGTCGAACGAGGTTCACATGATAGGGATCAAGGGGATGGGAGGTGCTGGTAAGACTACACTAGCCAGAGCTGTGTTTGATAGAATATCAGTTCACTTTGAAGCTAAAAGCTTTGTTGAGAATGTCAGGGAAGTTTCAAAAGCATCGTTGTCCGGTTTGTTGTCATTGCAAAGAAAGATCCTTTCAGATTTGCTAAATGGTCAAGGAAACGACGTAGGTAGTGTCCATGACGGGAAAAACATGTTGAAAACAAAGCTGCGTGGTAGAAAGGTTCTAGTGGTTTTAGATGATGTGGATCATCAAGAGCAGCTTGAGGCATTAGCTGGTGATCTTAATTGGTTCAAGCCTGGAAGTAGAATTATCATAACAACAAGAGACGAGCAAGTGTTGATAGCACATAGAGTGGAACGGATTCGTGATGTCAGTCTATTATCGCATGAGGAAGCGATTGGCCTCTTCAGTAGGCATGCATTTGGGAAAGATCTTCCAATTCAAGAGTATGAAAAGGAATCACAACAAGTTGTACAATATGCTGCTGGCCTTCCCTTGAcaatcaaagttttgggttcattTATGTGTGGTAAAGACAAGCCTGAATGGGTGGATGCATTAGAAAGACTCAAAACAATACCATTGAAGGAGACTCTTGAAAAATTGGAGTTAAGCTATGCAAGTCTGGAGGATGATTACAAAGAAATATTCCTCGATGTTGCATGCATATTGAAGGGGTGGGAGAAAAACAAAGCAATAAGTATGCTTGAAAGTTGTGGATTTCAGGCTAGAATTGGTTTAAGAGTTCTTGAGCAGAGATCTCTAATAACTTTTCATGATGATGTTAATGATCTTTACTTGAGCATGCATGACCATATTGAAGAAATGGGCAAGAATATCGTACGTCGTTTGCACCCAGATGAGCCCAACAAACATAGCAGATTATGGATTCAAGAAGAAATTGAAAATGTATTGGATACAGACTTGGTAAGAATCAGATTTACTTGTAACATGGAGataacacaattttttttacttatgacATGA